CAGCCCGGGCCCGCGGTCGAATGTGCCGATCATGCTCTCGCCCCGGCGCAGGGCCGGGCTGGCCGCGCGGACCGCCGAAAGCCGGGCGATCGTCCGATAGAGCGGGTGCGCGGTGTCGTAATTCTCGTCCGCCGTCGTCGCATCGGTGCCGAGCAGGACGTTGTCGTTGTATTCCGCCACGAGGCTGCGGAACATGTCCTCGCGCGCCTGCTGGTCGTTGCCGTCCGACACGAAGCCCTGCTCGTCCCCATAATAGATGGTGGGAATGCCGCGGAGGGTCAGAAGCATCGCGTGGCCCAGCATGGTGCGGGCCAGCAACTCCTCCCCGCCCGCCTGCGGGTTCGCCTGCCGCACGAACATGGAGAAACGGCCCATGTCGTGATTGCCGAGGAAGGTCGGCAGGCGCAGCGCCGCCTGCGGTCCGCCCTCGTACAGCCAGTCCCCGTCCAGCAGCATGGCCAGCACCTCGGGCGTCTCCCCCCGTGCCACGACATCGGTGACGGCTGACTGGAAATGGAAATCCAGAACCGAGGGCAGCGCGTCGCGCTTCGTGTACACCGCCAGCGGGCCGGGCCGTGCGCCGTCGATATAGACCTCGCCGAAGATCAGGAAATCCGCGATCCCTCTCGCTTCGGCGCGTTCCAGCATGGCGGGCACGAAGGCCTGCCAGAATTCCGGATTGACGTGCTTGACGGTGTCGATGCGGAAACCGTCGATGCCGAACCGGTCGATCCAGCTGCCGAAGATCTCGATCATGCCCGCAACGACGCGCGGGTTCTCGGTCGCGAGATCGTCCAGGCCTGCGAAATCGCCATAGACCGCGCTTTCGCCCCACCACTCGCTGTTGCCGCGATTGTGGTAATATACGGGATCGTTGAGCCAGGCGGGAACCTTGATGTCGCGCTCGGCCTCAGGGACCACGGGCGTGTAGGCGAAGGCCGGATCGGTCAGCCGCGCCCAGTTTTCCGGGCTTGCGTCCTCGTCGCCCGCGAAGCCGGGATTGATCCGTGCGCCGTCGGGGCCGCCCCGCGTGGAGAAGGGATAATCGGCCTTGCTGCGATAGGCGTACTCGCCTTCCGCATATCCGATGACGTCGGCGGTATGGTTGGTAATGATGTCCATGAAGACCTTCATCCCGCGCGCATGGGCGGCCTCCACGAAGGCCTTGAACTCGGCATTGGTGCCGAAATGGGGATCGACCTGCGTGAAATCGGTTACCCAGTACCCGTGATAGCCCGCGCTTTCCTGGCCCGGATCGCCCTGGACGGGCTTGTTCTTGAAGATCGGCGCAAACCAGATCGCGGTCACGCCCATGCCCTGGATGTAATCGAGCTTGCCCGTCAGGCCCTTCAGGTCGCCGCCATGGTAGAAGCCGCGGTGTTCCGGATCGAACCCGCTTGCCATCCGGTCCGCCGGATAGCCGCCCGTGTCGTTCGCGGTATCGCCGTTGGCGAACCGGTCCGGCAGGACGAAATAGATGACCTCGTCCTCCATCGACCGCGCGGCGGCGGTGTCCGGCGTCGGTTGCGGATATGCGGGCAAGCCCGCCGCCAGTGCGGCGCAGGCGAGCAGGGTGGCGAGGTATTTCATTGGACTGTCTCCGGCGCGCGGGCAGGCGCGCTGTCTCGCGGCATGCAGTAATCTCGCAGGAAAGGCGCGTGGCCCGGCATCGTGTCCACGATCCGGCCGATCTGCGTCTCGATCCGGTCGAGGAAGGCTTTCAGCTCCGCCGGATCCCGCCGGTCGGCGATCGGGTGCCAGCGTTCGGGCAGGATGCCCTGCCCGACGAACACCTGCAGCCAGCCGGGCAGCGTGAACAGCTCCTCGTGCTCGCGGTGGATGAAACCGGCGCTGCGGAACTGCTCGATCTTCGCCGACAGCGTATCCGGCAGTTCCATGGCGCGGCAGGCATCCCAGAACGGCTCGCCCACCCGTCCGTTGGCGGCGTAATGCAGGATCAGGAAGTCCCTGATGCGGGTCCATTCGAACTGCGCCTGGCGGTTGAACTCGTCCGCCAGCGCCGGCTGCCCGTCGCGTCCCGGCAGCATGGCCACGAACCGGGCGATGGACGACTGGATCAGATGGATGCTGGTGGATTCGAGCGGCTCCATGAAGCCGGCCGAGAGACCCAGCGCGAGGCAGTTGCCGATCCACTGGCGCCGCCGCATGCCGGTGGTGAAGCTCAGACGGTTCGGCTCCGCCTGCGGCTCTCCATCGATCGTGCTCAGGAGCAGATCGAGCGCTTTTTCCGCACTCATGTGTACGCTGGAATAGACGTGACCGTTACCGATCCGGTGCTGTAGCGGGATGCGCCACTGCCACCCCGCCGGCCTCGCCGTCGCCCGCGTATAGGGCGTGAATTCGCCCTTCATGGTGCTCGGAACCGCGACCGCGCTGTCGCACGGGAGCCAGTGACTCCAGTCCTCGAACCCCGCGCCCAGCGCCCCCTCGATCAGCAGCGCCCTGAACCCCGTACAGTCGATGAAGAAGTCGCCCTCGATCGTCCGGCCATCCTCCAGCCGGACGCTACGGATCACGTCCTTTCCGGCGGAAACCTCGACCTTCGCGACGATGCCTTCCAGCCTCTCGACACCCGACTTTTCAGCCAGATTACGCAGGTACCGCGCATAGAGCGAGGCATCGAAATGGTACGCCCAGGGCATGTCCGGCGCCGGCTTCCCCGGCTGCGTCGCCCACATTCCCATCCGGTTTGCGCGCGCCGCCCGCTCGTTCAGCGAATACGCCCGAAGGTCCCCGGCCGCCCCGGAAGCCCGGGCTTTCAGCCAGTAATGGTGAAAGGGAACCAGCCCCCCGCCCTCGCCCACATTGCCGAAAGCGTGCATGTAGCTCGAACCCTCGCCGGTCCAGCCGGCGAACTCGATCCCGAGCTTGAACGTACCCTTGGTTTCACGAAGGAATTCCGCCTCGTCGATGCCGAGCGCACGGTTGAAGATGCGGATCTGAGGAATGGTCGCTTCGCCCACCCCGACGGTCC
This genomic interval from Qipengyuania sp. JC766 contains the following:
- a CDS encoding tryptophan halogenase family protein, with amino-acid sequence MNEEPVTRIVIVGGGTAGWMAAAALSKLTASKITLVESEAIGTVGVGEATIPQIRIFNRALGIDEAEFLRETKGTFKLGIEFAGWTGEGSSYMHAFGNVGEGGGLVPFHHYWLKARASGAAGDLRAYSLNERAARANRMGMWATQPGKPAPDMPWAYHFDASLYARYLRNLAEKSGVERLEGIVAKVEVSAGKDVIRSVRLEDGRTIEGDFFIDCTGFRALLIEGALGAGFEDWSHWLPCDSAVAVPSTMKGEFTPYTRATARPAGWQWRIPLQHRIGNGHVYSSVHMSAEKALDLLLSTIDGEPQAEPNRLSFTTGMRRRQWIGNCLALGLSAGFMEPLESTSIHLIQSSIARFVAMLPGRDGQPALADEFNRQAQFEWTRIRDFLILHYAANGRVGEPFWDACRAMELPDTLSAKIEQFRSAGFIHREHEELFTLPGWLQVFVGQGILPERWHPIADRRDPAELKAFLDRIETQIGRIVDTMPGHAPFLRDYCMPRDSAPARAPETVQ
- a CDS encoding alpha-amylase family glycosyl hydrolase, whose protein sequence is MKYLATLLACAALAAGLPAYPQPTPDTAAARSMEDEVIYFVLPDRFANGDTANDTGGYPADRMASGFDPEHRGFYHGGDLKGLTGKLDYIQGMGVTAIWFAPIFKNKPVQGDPGQESAGYHGYWVTDFTQVDPHFGTNAEFKAFVEAAHARGMKVFMDIITNHTADVIGYAEGEYAYRSKADYPFSTRGGPDGARINPGFAGDEDASPENWARLTDPAFAYTPVVPEAERDIKVPAWLNDPVYYHNRGNSEWWGESAVYGDFAGLDDLATENPRVVAGMIEIFGSWIDRFGIDGFRIDTVKHVNPEFWQAFVPAMLERAEARGIADFLIFGEVYIDGARPGPLAVYTKRDALPSVLDFHFQSAVTDVVARGETPEVLAMLLDGDWLYEGGPQAALRLPTFLGNHDMGRFSMFVRQANPQAGGEELLARTMLGHAMLLTLRGIPTIYYGDEQGFVSDGNDQQAREDMFRSLVAEYNDNVLLGTDATTADENYDTAHPLYRTIARLSAVRAASPALRRGESMIGTFDRGPGLFSLIRRDPESGQEVLLAFNTGGTPIVRNVEIGLRISQLRALDGECPAAPTAPGSAKLDLPAFGWAVCELVGE